From the genome of Burkholderia cepacia ATCC 25416:
CCAGGTCGTTGAAGTCGGTGCCGGCCGCTGGACGATTCGAGCCGAAGTCGGGCACGGCGACGATGCCGGCGACGGCCTCCGCCGCCGCGCGGGCCCTCGTCACGCCCGGATTGCCCTTCGTCGTGTGGTCGTCATCGGCGCAAACGACGATCCGGGCGTCCGGATACTGGCCGCGCAGCGTCGTCGCGACAGCGTGCAGGTTGCCGGCGTCGAACGCGACGGCGGCCGGATAGCCGGTCGCGGCCGCGATCGTCGCGCACGTGGCGTAACCCTCGCCAATCAGTACCGTCGACGGCGCGGAAGATAGCGGGCCGCTGATCAACGAGAAGCAGCCGGCCTTGCGGCCGTTCGGCAGATAGCGTTTCTGGCCGTCCGTGAGGATGAATTCCAGCGTCCACAGCTTGCCGTCCGCGTCACGTGCCGGGATGACCAGTGCGCCGTCGCACGCGGCCGTGCCGATACACAAGCCGCCGCGATAGACGCGCAGCGCGTCGACCGGAATGCGCTTGCGAACGAGATAGGGGTGATCGGCCGGCGCAGGCTCGGCCGCCGACCAGATCGATTCAGCGAGCGCAGACGCGGCTTGCTGTTTCTCGATCAGCTCGGCCAGCTCGGCCGCTTCGCGGGCCGCACGTTCGGCCTTCTGCCGCTCGCGCTCCGCTGGATCGACCGGCTTGGCCCGATGCGCGCGCGGATCGAAGCCGCCAAGCTTGGCGAGGTGGAACAGCGTGTTGATGGTGATCTTGCCGCCCTTGAACGACTTCCACACATCGCGCGCGTCCTTGCCGTTGTAGTTCTGCGCGCCTTGGCTCCATTCGTTCCAGAGGGCGAAGCCCTCCTCGTCAAACTCGGCCTTGAGCGCCATCCCCACCTGACGCCATGTGTCGCGGTCGTCAGGCGGGACATAGCCGAGCGCGACTCTCGCCCGCTCGAATTCGGACATGGGTGCGTTACTCATAGGTTCCCACTGGACGCGCGTCGGCCGGCTTCCGATTAGTAGTCCATATCGGGCAAGCAGCTACCCGACGCGCGAAGAATTGAATGATGCGGCGATGCCTAGCGGCGGGACGTTAGCCGGCCGCGCGAGGCACCGACAGAACCGCCCCGCCGGCCGTGACGTCGTTGCTGTAGACGTAGCGGCCGAGCCGCGACTCGCCAAGGGCGTCGTTGGCTGCCTCCAGCGCTGCGCCGATCGACGGCAGGGACGCGCGGAACAGGCTTAGCACAAGCCAGTAGTCGTCATCGGACATGGCCTTGTCGGCCGCCCAATGCAGGCTGTCCAGCAGCTCCATGGCGTCACTGATCCGTGTGCCGATGCGGTTGCGGTCAGGACGGTTCACCTCAGCCACGAAGTGCGGCGCGAGCGGTTGCACGGCGTTCTTGTTCGTCTTTGCCATGACCGTCCCTCAGTGCGTCGTGCGCGGTTCGCGCGTGACGAGGCCGAGCGCCGCGAACAGGTGTTGCTGTACTCGCCCCATCAGGCCGGCCGCGAACGCTTGGCGGCTGATCGTCACGCGGTGCGCGTCGACGTCGCCCGCGTCCTGCATGGCGGATTCCATGCCGCGCGCAAACGCAGCGGCTTGATGCGCCGCGTAGTCGTGCAGGCGCACGTCGCCTTTCAGGTCGAGCCATGCGTCGGCGCAGATCGCGCCCAGGTCGACGGCGAATTGCAGCTCGATCGGAGCGCCGGTATCGAGCGGCGGTGCGTTGTCGAATCCGTTGATAACCGCGGTTCGGATGCGCTGATCAGTCATGGCACACCTCCGGTTGCGCAGTGCGGCGCATTTCGGCCGAATACCGGCTTGCGACGCCTTGCCCCATGTCGACGAGCGCGCGCTCGTAGGTGCCCTCCGCAAGATGCGAACGGACAGCATCGAACAGGGCTTCGAGCTGGGCGAACTGATGGGCCGCACACATGGCGATCATCGTGACTTCGTTCGGCAGGCGGTATTTAGACATGGCGCACCTCCAGAATCGACGCGAGGAGTTGCCCGACATCGATCGTGCAATCCAGCTCCGCTTCGCCGCGAATCGGCGTGAGGTTCCAGTCATAGACGGCCGCGTGCTTGAAGTCGCCAGACCGGCGACCGCAGACGCTGCGCCCCGAGACGGGGCCGCCCAAGATCCGCACGCGCCAATCGTGATCGGGCGTCGGACGAGCCGATGCCACCTCAACCAGCATACCGATGCGAGCGCGAGCGTCGCACTTCGTGACGATCGCCAGATCGCCAATCTTGCAGCGCAGCTCAGCCATGGCGCACCCCCGCACGTACGAGCGCCGCGATTGCGGCCAGTGCCGCACCGGTTGCGTCGAGCGCGTCTTGATACGTGCTGGCGGTTGCTGCGTCGCGCAGTGCTGCGCGGACGATGGATTGAATGAGGTGGGATTGCTGCCCGGTATGGGCGTGCGTGGACTGGCGCATTGAATGCGACCTCCTTGGACGGGTTGACGAACCCGGCCCCATCGCCAAATGGGGTGGCCGGGCACAAGGCAGGGTTGGCGAACCGGCGTCCAAGGGAACCGGCGTGCGCGAACGCACCCCCACCAAGGCCCGACCATAGAAGGCGCAAGGTGTACGGACGTAAAAAAACCGCGCGAAGGCGGTTGTCCGCCTTGGAGCATCTCCGGTCGCCAAACCGGGTCACTGTTGTCTCAGCGACGCGCACAGAATACCGCGCGATGCTGGACGACGCAAATCGCGACGCCCCTCGTCGTGTATTGCCTAGTGCAAAGCGACTTTGGGGAAGCATCAGGCGGCCTCCCCCTTGAGCACGGCGGTCGCCAGCTTGAGCTGTTCGATATCCAGTCGCGAGCTGCCCTGCGCCAGTGATTGGCCGAGCGCGACGCCCCGCAGCAGGGCGCTAACTTGCAAGCGGCGCGTCCCGTCCGTGCACTGCGCATCGATGTCGTTGTAAAGCGCACGATAGGCTTTCCGCAGCTGTCGATACTGCCGACGACGATAGTTCGCGGAATCCTGTTCAGCAGCGGCGATCGCCCGGACGAACTTCTCGCAGGCGGTGCCAAGTTGCTTTGTCGTCAGGCGCGGGGCTTCGAGCGCGAGCGTCGAGGCGAGCGTGACGGCGATCGCTACGAGTTTCCCGGTGTCGTCGCCACGGTTCCAGAAGCAACCCTCGATGTCATCGAGGATTCCTGCGAGCTTGCGGAGTCGGGCGTCGCGGCAACGCACGAACGCGGCGTCGCGCGCCGTGACGGCCGCGCCCATCGCGCGACCATACGGGCCGCCTCGATCGATCATAAGGGAGGGCGCGCTCATGCCTGCTCCCGTGTGGACTGACGGGATTCGAGCCATTGCTGGACGTCGGTCGCGCGCCAGCCGACGCTCCTGGCCCCTAACTGGACCGGTGCTGGAAACTTGCCTTCGCGAATCCAGCGATACAGCGTTGTTTTCTTGACGCCGACGCAATCCAGCACACCAATAAGTCGAAGAATCTTAAGAGCCATTTTCCGTTCAGAAATGGCCTGTTCCGCAAGAAGGAGGAAAGCGGCAGCAATAAACCACGCCGTACTATCAAAGTACGGGCGCAATAAAGTTTGCGGAAGACGCACAAAGTAATCTTGCAAAGTTACTTTGCACGGCGCGCCGTGCGCGGTATCATTCGTCCTAACAAGAGCTATGCGTTTCCTAGGCGCGGTGGCTCTTGTTGTTCCTCCAATTATGGAACAGGCAGCCAAGCCAAAAAATCGCCGGCGGGATGTGTTGGTAGCACATCCCCCGGCACCCTCTCGTCAGCTCGACGAAATATGCTCAGCGACTGAGCATTCCCCGCCTTTTCCCTTGCATCGCCCACTGATTCCTAGAGCCGTGTTCGATTAGGTGCCAACAAGTACCGTCATTATATCGAAAGGTCTGCCCCCATAAAAGATTTGTCTCGGATTATCTAAGATCGCAATACATGGTGTCACTGTTCGGCCATTAAGAGTCGTTCGGTCACTTTAAAACCCGTAGTTCGAATGGCGGCCCTCCTCCCGAGAAACGGCGTAGCAACGATGCGCAGCATCTGCCGGAGCGGCATCGCATGATGCAATGGTGGAGGGACTTCCTCGACCAGCAGAGTGGAGCGAACGTTAAACCGATAGACGCCGGCACACCTCGCGCTGCCTGACTATTTGCAGGGTGCCAGGAACTGAGTCGTCGGCCACTTCGGTGCAGGCGACTTTTTTGGGAATGTACGTCGATTTCCGTGGATGTCGCTCACCGATCCACAAGAGACGGCGCATGAAATTTCGCCCTCCGCCCGAAGGAAAAAATCACCCATCGCTAGAACGGAATATCGTCATCCATCTCGTCGAAGTCAGGTGAAGCCTTAAATTCATCAACAGATTTAATAAGATCCTTACTCCACACCCCCTTTTCCCATGGAGAATAGACGGTGAGTGCCGCATGGAATCTTTCGCTTCCATTTCGAATTCTCGTCTTAAAGACAATATCGAGCGTAGCTGGAATCGAACTATGCAAATCCCCTATGGCCGGGAACAAATACTGAAATACATAATCTTCCTCCGCCCGATTTCCGGAGCGAAGTTTATCCGTGATCGCACCGAGCATCTCGCGCTTGAGAGTGAAATGAGGGAACAAATTTCTCGCCCAAGTACCTAGACCACCGCTGCGACAGACCTTTTGTTTCGAGTCGAAACGCCCCTCCTGAACAGATCGCACAAGTTTATGTTC
Proteins encoded in this window:
- a CDS encoding helix-turn-helix transcriptional regulator — translated: MQDYFVRLPQTLLRPYFDSTAWFIAAAFLLLAEQAISERKMALKILRLIGVLDCVGVKKTTLYRWIREGKFPAPVQLGARSVGWRATDVQQWLESRQSTREQA